The Hymenobacter sp. DG01 genome has a segment encoding these proteins:
- a CDS encoding pyruvate carboxylase: protein MNIRKLLVANRGEIAIRVMRAATELGITTVAVYTYEDRYSLHRYKADEAYQIGRDDEPLKPYLDIEGLIRAAKENGVDAIHPGYGFLSENATLARRCREEGIIFVGPRPEVMEALGDKVAAKKVAVECQVPIIESSLQDLTDFEVAREEAHRIGYPVMLKAAAGGGGRGMRVIRDDEQLEKGFFEARNEALKAFGDDTVFLEKFVERPKHIEVQLVADNYGGLTHLYERDCSVQRRYQKVVEVAPSLNLPDHMRHLLYEYALRLGRAVNYNNVGTVEFLVNPEHDRIYFIEVNPRIQVEHTVTEMITGVDLIKTQLHVADGRRLTDPEIGLGPDVKPPKVGVAIQCRITTEDPEQDFKPDYGTITAYRSAGGFGIRLDQGSVYTGVRISPFFDSLLVKVSAQAPTLEGAATKMARTLDEFRVRGVSTNIQFLQNIIAHPIFMAGEANVDFIKDHPELFKFKTRQDRATKVLSFLGNVIVNGNPDVKGHVDPKRELRKPLLPEADLTLAPPPGTKQKLTELGPDDFAQWLRQERQIHYTDTTLRDAHQSLLATRMRTYDMLKVAERYARQHPQTFSLECWGGATFDVALRFLHEDPWERLAKLRAAVPNILLQMLIRGANGVGYKAYPDNLTERFVQQAAETGIDVFRIFDSLNWMPGMEACIGFVRNKTDRLAEAAICYTGDILDPKRNQKYNLDYYLRLAKQIEDAGAHILCIKDMAGLLKPYAATELITALRDTISLPIHLHTHDTSSLQPATYLKAVEAGVDVIDVALGSLSGLTSQPNFNSVVEMLRGQERHREFEQESLNEFSNYWDTVREHYYPFESGLKAGTSEVFQHEIPGGQYSNLRPQAAALGLLDKFETIKHTFADVNQLFGDIVKVTPSSKVVGDMALFLVSNNLTAADVLEKGPTLNFPESVRELFRGDIGQPEGGWPQEVQKAILKDEQPFTDRPNEHLAPINFDQEWQRFEEKFGQRGKFTDVLSWLLYPKVFEQYWQHQQQYGDVSVVPTPVFYYGLQLGEETIINIARGKSIIVGLQSVGPVNEDGCRTLFFTLNGQGRNLEIRDNSVEVKKVQNPKIDKANQKQIGAPLQGLLSKVLVESGQQVRKNSPLFIIEAMKMETTITAQDDTTVQAVNLPEGTLVNADDLVLTLG from the coding sequence ATGAATATCCGTAAACTGCTGGTCGCCAACCGGGGCGAAATTGCCATTCGCGTTATGCGCGCCGCTACTGAGTTGGGCATTACCACGGTGGCCGTGTACACCTACGAAGACCGGTACTCCCTGCACCGCTACAAAGCCGATGAGGCCTACCAGATCGGGCGCGACGATGAGCCGCTGAAGCCCTACCTCGACATTGAAGGGCTGATTCGGGCAGCAAAGGAAAACGGCGTCGATGCCATTCACCCCGGCTATGGCTTCCTTTCGGAAAACGCCACGCTGGCCCGGCGCTGCCGCGAGGAAGGTATCATCTTCGTGGGGCCGCGGCCGGAAGTCATGGAAGCCCTCGGCGACAAGGTGGCCGCCAAGAAAGTGGCTGTGGAGTGCCAGGTGCCCATTATTGAAAGCAGCCTGCAGGACCTTACCGACTTTGAGGTGGCCCGCGAAGAAGCCCACCGCATTGGCTACCCCGTGATGCTGAAGGCTGCGGCTGGCGGCGGGGGTAGGGGTATGCGTGTGATTCGGGATGATGAGCAGTTGGAGAAAGGATTCTTCGAGGCCCGCAACGAGGCCCTAAAAGCCTTCGGCGACGATACCGTTTTTCTGGAGAAGTTCGTGGAGCGGCCCAAGCACATTGAGGTGCAGCTCGTGGCCGACAACTACGGCGGCCTCACCCACCTGTATGAGCGGGACTGCTCGGTGCAGCGGCGCTACCAGAAGGTAGTGGAGGTAGCGCCCTCGCTCAACCTGCCCGACCACATGCGCCACCTCTTATATGAGTACGCGCTGCGCCTAGGCCGGGCCGTGAACTACAACAACGTGGGCACCGTGGAATTTCTGGTGAACCCCGAGCACGACCGGATTTACTTTATCGAGGTGAACCCGCGCATTCAGGTAGAGCACACCGTTACGGAAATGATTACCGGCGTGGACCTGATTAAAACCCAGCTTCATGTGGCGGATGGCCGCCGCCTCACCGACCCCGAAATAGGGCTGGGGCCTGATGTGAAGCCGCCGAAAGTGGGGGTAGCCATTCAGTGCCGCATCACCACCGAAGACCCCGAGCAGGACTTCAAGCCCGACTACGGCACCATCACGGCCTACCGCTCCGCTGGCGGCTTCGGGATTCGCCTGGACCAAGGCTCGGTGTACACCGGGGTGCGCATCTCGCCTTTCTTTGATTCCCTGCTGGTGAAGGTGTCGGCCCAGGCGCCTACCCTGGAAGGCGCGGCCACCAAGATGGCCCGGACGCTGGACGAGTTCCGGGTGCGTGGGGTGAGCACCAACATCCAGTTTCTGCAGAACATCATTGCGCACCCCATTTTCATGGCCGGCGAGGCCAACGTGGACTTCATCAAAGACCACCCCGAGCTGTTCAAATTCAAAACCCGCCAGGACCGCGCCACTAAGGTCCTGAGCTTCCTGGGTAACGTCATCGTGAACGGCAACCCCGACGTGAAGGGCCATGTGGACCCCAAGCGCGAGCTGCGCAAGCCCCTGCTGCCCGAGGCCGACCTGACTTTAGCGCCCCCGCCTGGCACCAAGCAAAAGCTTACCGAGCTCGGCCCCGACGACTTTGCTCAGTGGTTGCGCCAGGAGAGGCAGATTCACTACACCGATACGACCCTGCGCGACGCCCACCAGAGCCTGTTGGCTACCCGCATGCGCACCTACGACATGCTGAAAGTGGCCGAGCGCTACGCCCGCCAGCATCCGCAAACCTTTTCCCTGGAGTGCTGGGGCGGCGCTACCTTCGACGTGGCCCTGCGCTTCCTGCACGAAGACCCCTGGGAGCGGCTGGCCAAGCTGCGCGCCGCCGTGCCCAACATCTTGCTCCAGATGCTGATCCGCGGGGCCAACGGCGTGGGCTACAAAGCCTACCCCGACAACCTCACCGAACGCTTCGTGCAGCAGGCCGCCGAAACCGGCATCGACGTGTTCCGCATCTTCGACTCCCTGAACTGGATGCCCGGTATGGAAGCCTGCATCGGCTTCGTGCGCAACAAGACGGACCGCCTGGCCGAAGCCGCCATCTGCTACACCGGCGACATTCTGGACCCCAAGCGCAACCAGAAATACAACCTGGACTACTACCTGCGCCTGGCCAAACAAATCGAGGACGCGGGCGCCCACATCCTGTGTATCAAGGACATGGCCGGCTTGTTAAAGCCCTACGCCGCCACCGAGCTGATTACGGCCCTGCGCGACACCATCAGCCTGCCCATTCACCTGCACACCCACGACACCAGCAGTTTACAGCCCGCTACCTACCTGAAAGCCGTGGAAGCTGGCGTCGATGTGATTGATGTGGCGCTGGGTAGCCTCTCGGGCCTTACGTCCCAGCCCAACTTCAACTCCGTGGTGGAAATGCTGCGCGGGCAGGAGCGCCACCGCGAGTTTGAGCAAGAGTCGCTCAACGAATTCAGCAACTACTGGGACACGGTGCGGGAGCATTACTACCCCTTCGAGTCGGGCCTGAAGGCGGGTACTTCGGAGGTATTCCAGCACGAAATTCCGGGTGGGCAGTACTCCAACCTGCGGCCCCAAGCGGCGGCCCTGGGTTTGCTGGATAAGTTTGAAACCATTAAGCACACCTTCGCCGATGTAAACCAGCTGTTCGGCGACATTGTGAAGGTAACTCCCTCCTCGAAAGTAGTCGGCGACATGGCCCTGTTCCTGGTGTCCAATAACCTGACTGCGGCCGACGTGCTGGAGAAAGGCCCGACCCTGAACTTCCCCGAATCGGTGCGGGAACTGTTCCGCGGCGACATCGGGCAGCCCGAAGGCGGCTGGCCCCAAGAGGTGCAGAAGGCCATTCTGAAAGACGAGCAGCCCTTCACCGACCGGCCCAACGAGCACCTGGCCCCCATCAACTTCGACCAGGAGTGGCAGCGGTTCGAGGAGAAGTTCGGGCAGCGCGGCAAGTTCACCGACGTGCTTTCCTGGCTGCTCTACCCCAAAGTGTTCGAGCAGTACTGGCAGCACCAGCAGCAGTACGGCGACGTGTCGGTGGTGCCTACCCCGGTGTTCTACTACGGCCTGCAGCTGGGCGAGGAAACCATCATCAACATTGCCCGCGGCAAAAGCATTATCGTGGGGTTGCAGAGCGTGGGCCCGGTAAACGAAGACGGCTGCCGCACCCTGTTCTTTACCCTCAACGGCCAGGGTCGCAACCTGGAAATCCGCGACAACTCGGTGGAAGTCAAGAAGGTGCAGAACCCGAAAATCGACAAGGCCAACCAGAAACAGATTGGAGCGCCGTTGCAAGGCCTGCTTTCCAAAGTACTGGTCGAGTCGGGGCAGCAGGTGCGCAAGAACTCGCCCCTGTTCATCATCGAAGCCATGAAGATGGAAACCACCATCACGGCCCAAGACGACACCACCGTACAGGCCGTGAACCTGCCTGAAGGCACCCTCGTGAATGCCGACGATTTGGTGCTGACCCTGGGGTAG
- a CDS encoding SDR family NAD(P)-dependent oxidoreductase yields the protein MEFANKNILLVGASSGIGLATAQLLHKLNANLFTASRHLSPELAELNTTFLELDVTQPLGSALDGLPEVLHGVVYCPGSIKLRPFERIPTEDFRADFELNVLGAVQILQASMKRLKKANGASVVLFSTVAADTGMAFHASIATAKAAVEGLTRALAAEYAASGIRVNCVAPSLTNTPLAAALLSTPEKVEAGAKRHPLQRIGEPQDLAYMTSFLLSDHSAFITGQVHAVDGGMGRLK from the coding sequence ATGGAATTCGCGAACAAGAACATCCTCCTCGTTGGGGCCTCGTCCGGCATTGGTCTGGCCACGGCTCAACTTCTACATAAGCTGAACGCAAACCTGTTCACAGCCTCCCGCCACCTCTCCCCGGAGCTGGCTGAGCTGAACACTACTTTTCTGGAGCTGGACGTGACGCAACCCCTGGGCTCCGCTCTGGATGGCTTGCCTGAAGTATTGCACGGGGTTGTGTACTGCCCTGGCTCCATCAAGCTGCGCCCCTTCGAGCGGATTCCGACGGAAGATTTTCGGGCCGACTTTGAGCTGAACGTACTGGGCGCGGTGCAAATCCTGCAAGCCAGCATGAAGCGGCTGAAAAAGGCTAATGGTGCCTCCGTAGTGCTATTTAGCACGGTAGCCGCCGATACAGGTATGGCCTTTCACGCCAGCATTGCCACGGCCAAGGCGGCCGTGGAGGGCCTCACCCGCGCCTTGGCCGCCGAGTACGCCGCCAGCGGCATCCGGGTCAATTGCGTAGCGCCTTCCCTGACCAACACGCCCCTGGCCGCCGCCCTGCTCAGCACGCCCGAGAAGGTAGAAGCCGGAGCCAAGCGCCACCCCTTGCAGCGCATCGGCGAGCCCCAGGATTTGGCTTACATGACTTCCTTTCTGCTCTCCGACCACAGCGCTTTCATCACCGGGCAGGTGCACGCCGTAGATGGCGGTATGGGCCGACTGAAGTAG
- a CDS encoding deoxyribodipyrimidine photo-lyase — translation MPITLFWHRRDLRQHDNAGLAAALQSGHPVVPLFIYDREILDLLPSRRDARVTFIYDEVERLARQTEQQGGTFLAFFGRPLEVFEQLLSQHEVAAIYTNEDYEPYATERDTAVAELAARHGVAFHALKDQVIFAKNELLGKSGKPARVFGAYRKAWLEKLRDEDLQPYPSADLYTGPNLAQLPQAPPRPTLSEMGFQEFRQEVPANELPPEELVRNYHLTRDSPGRVDSSTRRSVHLRFGTLSVRELMRQARDLNPKLLAELIWRDYFMMLLWHYPATATESFEPRLRQVPYRNNEAEFQAWCEGRTGYPLVDAGMRELNQTGYMPNRARIAAAGFLVKHLLIDWRWGDRYFADKLLDYDMAQNVGNWQWMAGTGVVAAPWFRVYSPQSQQEQYDPTFAYVWQWVPEFGTCDYPKPIVDHKFARERAIETLRTAYRAGGE, via the coding sequence ATGCCCATCACCCTGTTCTGGCACCGGCGCGACCTACGCCAGCACGACAACGCCGGCCTCGCGGCGGCCCTGCAAAGCGGCCACCCGGTAGTGCCCCTGTTCATTTATGACCGCGAAATTCTGGATCTGCTACCCTCCCGCCGCGACGCAAGGGTGACGTTTATTTATGATGAAGTGGAGCGCCTGGCTCGCCAGACCGAGCAGCAAGGCGGTACATTTCTGGCGTTTTTCGGTCGGCCCCTGGAGGTTTTCGAGCAACTCCTGAGTCAGCACGAGGTAGCGGCCATCTACACCAATGAGGACTACGAGCCCTACGCCACCGAGCGGGACACGGCCGTAGCCGAGTTGGCCGCCCGCCACGGGGTAGCGTTTCACGCCCTTAAGGACCAAGTCATCTTTGCCAAGAACGAGCTACTGGGCAAATCCGGAAAGCCGGCGCGGGTGTTTGGGGCCTACCGCAAGGCCTGGCTGGAAAAGCTGCGCGACGAGGACCTACAGCCCTACCCCTCCGCTGACCTTTATACTGGCCCTAACCTGGCCCAGCTGCCCCAGGCCCCGCCGCGCCCGACCCTGAGCGAGATGGGATTCCAGGAGTTTCGGCAGGAAGTACCTGCCAACGAGCTGCCGCCCGAGGAGCTGGTGCGCAACTACCACCTTACCCGCGACTCGCCGGGCCGAGTGGACAGCAGCACCCGTCGCTCGGTGCACCTGCGCTTTGGCACTCTGAGCGTGCGAGAGCTCATGCGCCAGGCCCGGGACCTAAACCCGAAGCTGCTGGCCGAGCTCATCTGGCGCGACTACTTCATGATGCTGCTCTGGCACTACCCCGCCACGGCCACCGAAAGCTTTGAGCCGCGCCTGCGCCAGGTGCCCTATCGCAACAACGAAGCGGAGTTTCAGGCCTGGTGCGAGGGCCGCACGGGTTACCCCCTGGTAGATGCCGGCATGCGCGAGCTAAACCAAACCGGCTACATGCCCAATCGGGCGCGCATTGCCGCGGCGGGCTTTCTGGTGAAGCACCTGCTCATCGACTGGCGCTGGGGCGACCGGTACTTCGCCGACAAGCTGCTGGATTATGACATGGCCCAGAACGTGGGCAACTGGCAGTGGATGGCCGGCACTGGGGTAGTAGCGGCCCCCTGGTTCCGGGTATACAGCCCTCAGAGCCAACAGGAACAGTACGACCCTACCTTCGCCTACGTGTGGCAATGGGTACCCGAGTTTGGCACCTGCGACTACCCAAAGCCCATTGTCGACCATAAGTTTGCCCGGGAGCGTGCCATCGAAACGCTGCGCACCGCCTATCGGGCGGGGGGAGAGTAA
- a CDS encoding TetR family transcriptional regulator C-terminal domain-containing protein, with protein MEKDRIKQAYLDYVLRKGTPPASVFKLTKKLGLPEQEFYRYYANFDVLDRELWADFGREAYDIASKEPVWAEYGAREKLLGFYYTLLEVLKRNRSFALQALRRSLHRMPGLTPRVLDGLRQEFEEFVTNILREGRQSGEIATRPLIENTYPRFFWQQLLFVLGFFARDESVNFERTDAAIEKAVTLSFDLVGRNTFDSATDFVRFLVQNRR; from the coding sequence ATGGAAAAGGACCGCATCAAACAAGCCTACCTCGATTACGTGTTGCGTAAGGGTACGCCCCCGGCGTCGGTGTTCAAGCTGACCAAAAAGCTGGGCCTGCCGGAGCAGGAATTCTACCGCTACTACGCCAACTTCGACGTGCTCGACCGGGAGCTGTGGGCCGATTTTGGTCGGGAGGCCTACGACATTGCCTCCAAAGAACCCGTGTGGGCGGAGTATGGCGCCCGCGAGAAGCTGCTGGGCTTTTACTACACCTTGCTCGAAGTGCTGAAGCGCAACCGCAGCTTTGCCCTGCAGGCCCTGCGCCGCTCCCTGCACCGCATGCCCGGCCTCACCCCGCGCGTACTCGATGGGTTGCGCCAGGAGTTTGAGGAGTTCGTGACAAATATCCTGCGGGAAGGACGGCAAAGCGGGGAAATTGCTACCCGTCCGCTTATCGAAAACACCTACCCCCGCTTTTTCTGGCAGCAACTGCTGTTCGTACTGGGCTTCTTCGCCCGCGACGAGTCCGTGAATTTTGAGCGCACGGATGCCGCCATTGAGAAGGCCGTTACGCTGAGCTTCGATCTGGTAGGCCGCAACACCTTCGACTCAGCCACCGATTTTGTGCGCTTTCTGGTGCAGAATCGTCGCTAG
- a CDS encoding AarF/ABC1/UbiB kinase family protein encodes MADSAENTPLNSLPTTKVARAARFAKTGLNVGANYVKHYAKRAVGADSSTADLHQANATELYGALSEMKGSVLKVAQMLAMEKNILPTAYAEQFAQAQYQTPPLSGPLVVKAFRDAFGKSPFEVFDTFDLNARQAASIGQVHRAEKHGRTLAVKVQYPGVADSIRSDIRLVKPIALRVLGLDEATVRPYMQEVETRLIEETDYALELRRGQQIAAACASLANLQFPAYYLELSAQRILTMDWLPGQHLKEFLATNPSQEVRNQLGQALWDFYMFQLNTLRQVHADPHPGNFLLRADNGGTVGVLDFGCVKEIPADVHGLFTALLAPETLADEARLTTLLTQAGVVKPQDPEAQRTFYVRTMQASLELVGRPFRQPTFDFGDPAYLQSLYALGDDLMQQPELRQQREPRGSEHFIYLNRTYVGLYALLTELQAFVRTA; translated from the coding sequence ATGGCTGATTCCGCCGAGAATACCCCGCTCAATTCCCTTCCCACCACCAAAGTCGCCCGGGCGGCCCGCTTCGCCAAAACCGGCCTCAACGTGGGCGCCAACTACGTGAAGCACTACGCCAAGCGCGCTGTAGGGGCCGATAGCTCCACCGCCGACCTACACCAGGCCAACGCGACGGAACTCTACGGCGCTCTAAGTGAGATGAAAGGCTCGGTGCTGAAAGTGGCCCAGATGCTGGCCATGGAAAAGAACATTCTGCCCACGGCCTACGCCGAGCAGTTTGCCCAGGCCCAGTACCAGACGCCACCGCTGTCGGGGCCACTGGTGGTGAAGGCGTTTCGGGATGCCTTCGGGAAGTCGCCGTTTGAGGTCTTTGATACGTTTGACCTCAACGCCCGACAGGCGGCCAGCATCGGGCAGGTGCATCGGGCCGAAAAACACGGCCGCACCCTGGCCGTGAAGGTGCAGTACCCCGGCGTGGCCGACAGTATCCGCTCCGATATCCGGCTGGTGAAGCCCATTGCCCTGCGCGTGCTGGGCCTCGATGAAGCCACCGTGCGCCCTTACATGCAGGAAGTGGAAACCCGGCTGATTGAGGAAACCGACTATGCCCTGGAGCTGCGGCGCGGCCAGCAGATTGCGGCCGCCTGCGCCAGCCTGGCTAATCTGCAGTTCCCTGCCTACTACCTCGAGCTGTCCGCCCAACGCATCCTAACGATGGACTGGCTGCCCGGCCAGCACCTCAAGGAGTTTCTGGCCACCAACCCCAGCCAGGAGGTGCGCAACCAACTGGGCCAGGCCCTCTGGGACTTCTACATGTTCCAGCTGAACACCCTGCGCCAGGTGCATGCCGACCCCCACCCCGGCAACTTTCTGCTGCGGGCTGATAACGGCGGTACGGTAGGCGTGCTGGATTTTGGCTGCGTAAAGGAAATTCCGGCCGACGTGCACGGCCTGTTCACTGCCCTGCTCGCCCCCGAAACCCTGGCCGACGAAGCCCGCCTAACCACTTTGCTGACCCAGGCGGGGGTAGTAAAACCCCAGGATCCGGAAGCGCAGCGCACGTTTTACGTACGCACCATGCAGGCCTCCCTGGAGCTGGTAGGCCGTCCGTTCCGCCAGCCTACCTTCGACTTCGGCGACCCGGCGTATCTGCAGAGCCTCTACGCCCTCGGCGACGACCTCATGCAGCAGCCCGAGCTACGCCAGCAGCGCGAGCCTCGCGGCTCCGAGCACTTCATTTACCTTAACCGCACTTACGTGGGACTCTACGCTTTGCTGACTGAGCTGCAGGCTTTCGTGCGGACCGCTTAG
- a CDS encoding dienelactone hydrolase family protein has product MKKLWTLCAALLSVVSMASAQTLSCCAKPAAGPNATEVFAMLASNEDFSGGHDAPLPFSYQGTGEMVEFKTTDGQSSKAFEIKSNIRSDKYLLVIHEWWGLNDYIKQEAARFAKELPGVNVIALDLYDGQVATDADQAGKLMQGVKTERAQAIIKGALLYAGPKAQVASIGWCFGGGWSIQTALLAGPKAKGCVAYYGMPEKDVAKLKTLNTDVLFVFAKQDKWINQEVVTQFEKDMAAAKKGLTVKAYDADHAFANPSNPKYNKPFAEDAHAASVAYLKKNLKLK; this is encoded by the coding sequence ATGAAAAAACTCTGGACTCTTTGTGCCGCGCTGCTGAGCGTGGTGTCCATGGCTTCGGCCCAAACCCTGAGCTGCTGTGCCAAACCAGCGGCTGGCCCGAACGCCACCGAGGTATTCGCCATGCTGGCTTCTAATGAAGACTTTTCGGGCGGCCACGACGCGCCCCTACCCTTCTCCTACCAGGGAACCGGCGAAATGGTGGAGTTTAAAACCACCGACGGCCAAAGCAGCAAAGCCTTTGAAATCAAGAGCAACATCCGCTCCGATAAGTATCTGCTGGTAATACATGAGTGGTGGGGCCTCAACGACTACATCAAGCAGGAAGCGGCCCGCTTCGCCAAGGAACTGCCTGGCGTCAACGTCATTGCCCTCGACCTCTACGATGGACAGGTAGCTACCGACGCCGATCAGGCCGGCAAGCTCATGCAAGGCGTGAAAACCGAGCGGGCTCAGGCCATCATCAAAGGAGCCCTGCTCTACGCCGGTCCGAAAGCGCAGGTAGCCAGCATCGGCTGGTGCTTCGGTGGGGGCTGGAGCATCCAGACGGCCCTGCTGGCCGGCCCCAAAGCCAAGGGCTGCGTGGCCTACTACGGCATGCCCGAAAAGGATGTCGCCAAGCTCAAAACCCTGAACACCGACGTGCTTTTCGTCTTTGCCAAGCAGGACAAGTGGATCAACCAGGAGGTAGTAACTCAGTTCGAGAAAGACATGGCCGCCGCCAAGAAAGGCCTGACGGTGAAGGCCTACGACGCCGACCACGCCTTCGCCAACCCCTCGAACCCCAAGTACAACAAGCCCTTCGCCGAAGACGCTCACGCCGCCTCCGTCGCCTACCTCAAGAAAAACCTCAAACTCAAATAA
- a CDS encoding DUF962 domain-containing protein, whose protein sequence is MEVPTPSPVQNLLDEYGESHQNPTNKLVHWVCVPLIMFSILGLLWSIPVPADLRAISPWLNWATVVMVLAVAYYLRLSGRLALGMVLVWVLMAALLRVVDAVAVLPLWAVCLLVFVLAWIGQFWGHKVEGKKPSFLKDLQFLLIGPLWLLHFIYRRLGWRY, encoded by the coding sequence ATGGAAGTTCCTACCCCTTCTCCCGTCCAAAACCTGCTTGATGAGTACGGCGAAAGCCACCAGAACCCCACCAACAAGCTGGTGCATTGGGTGTGCGTGCCCCTGATTATGTTCTCGATTCTGGGCTTGCTCTGGTCGATTCCGGTGCCGGCGGACCTGCGCGCCATCAGCCCGTGGCTGAACTGGGCCACGGTGGTGATGGTGCTGGCCGTGGCCTACTACCTGCGCCTTTCGGGCCGGTTGGCTTTGGGCATGGTGCTGGTGTGGGTATTGATGGCGGCCCTGTTGCGGGTGGTTGATGCGGTGGCCGTGCTACCTCTCTGGGCCGTGTGCCTGCTGGTGTTCGTGCTGGCCTGGATTGGGCAGTTCTGGGGACACAAAGTGGAGGGCAAAAAGCCTTCCTTCCTGAAAGACCTGCAGTTTCTGCTCATCGGCCCGCTCTGGCTGCTGCACTTCATCTACCGCCGCCTGGGCTGGCGCTATTAA
- a CDS encoding phenylalanine-4-hydroxylase, whose translation MGFTRDRIPDFREVNPRLRELTGWELVVVPGLVDDAEFFGLLAQRKFPATTWLRKLEQLDYLEEPDMFHDVFGHVPLLTNPGFAEFLQQLGEAAQHHANRWPGTLELFTRLYWFTAEFGLVQQPDGLRIYGAGLLSSHGEVKFSLGEQPTRLPFTLDGVLDTAFEKDKFQELYFVLEDMQQLPQALQQLQARLVE comes from the coding sequence GTGGGCTTTACCCGCGACAGAATCCCGGATTTTCGGGAGGTGAACCCGCGCCTGCGGGAGCTGACGGGTTGGGAGCTGGTAGTAGTGCCCGGCCTCGTGGACGACGCGGAGTTTTTTGGGCTTCTGGCCCAGCGCAAGTTTCCGGCCACTACCTGGCTGCGCAAGCTGGAGCAGCTCGATTACCTGGAGGAGCCCGACATGTTTCATGATGTATTCGGGCACGTGCCGCTGCTGACAAACCCCGGATTTGCGGAGTTTCTGCAGCAACTGGGCGAGGCGGCTCAGCACCACGCTAACCGCTGGCCCGGCACTTTGGAGCTGTTCACGCGGCTGTACTGGTTCACGGCCGAGTTCGGGCTGGTGCAGCAGCCCGATGGCCTGCGCATCTACGGGGCTGGGTTGCTGTCCTCGCACGGCGAAGTGAAATTCAGCCTGGGCGAGCAGCCTACCCGCCTCCCGTTCACCCTGGACGGCGTGCTGGACACGGCCTTCGAGAAAGATAAATTTCAGGAGCTATACTTCGTGCTGGAAGATATGCAGCAGTTACCCCAGGCCCTGCAGCAACTGCAGGCCCGGCTGGTAGAATAA
- a CDS encoding phenylalanine 4-monooxygenase, whose protein sequence is MVQQHYDQYTAQDQLVWKVLFDRQTALLHKRACSAFGQGLAAVGFHRNAIPNFEEVNQRLQKATGWQLEPVQGALNDADFFGLLAQRKFPATVWIRSMEQFDFIEEPDLFHGVFGHVPLLMDQAFADFLHFLGQVAARHLHDAVALQRLERLYGFTVQFGLVEERGETRMYGAGLLSSSGEIHHCISDVTRRHPFDLATVLHTPYSEAHLQEQYFVLNSWDQLTESVADLAALFSSGWQLQPVE, encoded by the coding sequence ATGGTACAGCAACACTACGACCAGTACACCGCCCAGGACCAGTTGGTTTGGAAGGTATTGTTCGATCGGCAAACGGCCCTGCTGCATAAGCGCGCCTGCTCGGCCTTCGGGCAGGGGCTGGCAGCGGTAGGCTTTCACCGCAATGCTATTCCCAACTTCGAGGAAGTAAACCAGCGCCTGCAGAAAGCTACCGGCTGGCAGCTGGAACCCGTGCAGGGTGCGCTGAATGATGCTGACTTCTTCGGGCTGCTGGCCCAGCGCAAGTTTCCAGCTACCGTCTGGATCCGGTCCATGGAGCAATTCGACTTCATTGAAGAGCCCGACTTGTTCCACGGCGTTTTCGGGCACGTACCGTTGCTGATGGACCAGGCCTTTGCCGATTTTCTGCACTTCCTGGGCCAGGTGGCCGCCCGTCACCTCCACGATGCCGTGGCGCTGCAGCGGCTGGAACGGCTGTATGGCTTCACGGTGCAGTTTGGTCTGGTAGAGGAGCGCGGCGAAACTCGCATGTACGGCGCCGGGCTGCTCTCCTCCTCCGGCGAAATCCACCATTGCATCAGCGACGTTACCCGCCGTCACCCCTTCGACCTGGCCACGGTGCTACACACGCCCTACAGCGAAGCCCATTTGCAGGAGCAGTACTTTGTGCTCAACAGCTGGGACCAGCTCACGGAAAGCGTTGCCGACCTAGCCGCTCTGTTCTCCTCTGGCTGGCAGCTGCAGCCCGTGGAGTAG